The Drosophila teissieri strain GT53w chromosome X, Prin_Dtei_1.1, whole genome shotgun sequence genome has a segment encoding these proteins:
- the LOC122624281 gene encoding uncharacterized protein LOC122624281 — translation MTSSSSCPPRLSSCSYSYSYSSLLRFKVECLESKLEGFQKSEFRLLGPEETSSNLRFHSRGNSTENCRLQLEIIEAAAASREFLIIPDHQLRQGICHPLYSA, via the exons ATGACATCGTCATCGTCCTGTCCCCCCCGTCTGTCATCGTgctcgtactcgtactcgtactcgtccTTGCTGAGA TTTAAAGTGGAATGTCTAGAGTCGAAACTTGAAGGCTTCCAAAAGTCAGAGTTCCGCCTTCTGGGTCCTGAAGAAACTTCATCCAACTTGAGATTTCACTCGAGGGGCAACTCGACTG AGAACTGCAGACTTCAGCTCGAGATCAttgaggcagcagcagcttcccGTGAATTCCTGATAATTCCCGATCACCAACTCCGCCAGGGTATCTGTCATCCATTATACAGCGCATAA